The Prunus persica cultivar Lovell chromosome G7, Prunus_persica_NCBIv2, whole genome shotgun sequence genome has a segment encoding these proteins:
- the LOC18770444 gene encoding uncharacterized protein LOC18770444, with amino-acid sequence MANAWKKEKPMRPLLLLFSATLVLVFIFFFLASRPSSNPSPPGLNPTIRTDLPIYPLPPFNCEECRQSHPVIANVVEGLSYPFIYSLADLGRLPEKPHKDIVRFLKGKPFRRPDISATIQGLLEKFKGEGRDNGLVVDVGANVGMASFAAAVMGFQVLAFEPVFENLQRICDGIYLNRVGDLVTVFEAAASDRPGNITFHKLVSRMDNSAISAAGAKLAFKNKEEVAVQVRTIPLDDVIPDSEPVLLLKIDVQGWEYHVLKGASRLLSRKASKAPYIIYEEDERLLQASNSSAKEIRKFLRGVGYNHCTQLGTDAHCTKLG; translated from the exons ATGGCTAATGCCtggaagaaagagaaaccCATGAGACCCCTATTGCTTCTCTTCTCTGCCACTCTCGTCCtcgtcttcatcttcttcttcctcgccTCTCGCCCTTCCTCAAACCCCTCCCCTCCAGGCCTTAACCCCACCATCAGAACCGATCTCCCGATTTACCCACTCCCACCTTTCAATTGCGAAGAGTGCCGGCAGTCCCACCCTGTAATCGCTAACGTTGTCGAAGGCCTTAGCTACCCTTTCATCTACTCGCTCGCCGATTTGGGTAGGTTGCCCGAGAAGCCGCACAAGGACATCGTCAGATTTCTCAAGGGCAAGCCTTTTCGGAGACCCGATATATCGGCGACGATTCAGGGGCTTTTGGAGAAATTCAAAGGTGAAGGGAGGGACAATGGGCTTGTGGTGGACGTGGGTGCCAATGTGGGCATGGCCAGCTTCGCCGCCGCGGTTATGGGCTTTCAGGTGCTAGCTTTCGAGCCCGTTTTCGAAAATTTGCAGAGGATTTGTGATGGCATTTACTTGAATCGTGTTGGAGATTTGGTCACTGTGTTCGAGGCCGCAGCCTCCGATCGCCCTGGCAATATCACCTTCCACAAG TTGGTCAGTCGGATGGACAATAGTGCTATTTCGGCTGCTGGTGCAAAGTTGGCCTTCAAGAATAAGGAAGAGGTGGCAGTTCAAGTAAGAACCATCCCGCTTGATGATGTAATCCCAGATTCAGAGCCTGTTCTTCTGCTCAAGATTGATGTTCAAGGCTGGGAATATCATGTGCTGAAAGGAGCGTCCAGGTTACTATCAAGGAAGGCAAGCAAAGCACCCTATATCATTTATGAGGAAGATGAACGGCTCTTGCAAGCCAGTAATAGCAGCGCAAAAGAGATACGAAAGTTCCTACGTGGTGTGGGTTACAATCATTGCACGCAGCTTGGTACAGACGCACACTGCACCAAATTGGGTTAG
- the LOC18769317 gene encoding sphinganine C4-monooxygenase 1 isoform X1 yields MGMNFPMGINFKNSDEVLGIFVPIFIYWIYAGIVAVIETAFPKYKMQTTEEQDEKNLVSRSTVIKGVLVQQSLQAISAALLFFLTGGANHHDVHAAAHAAAGGGTGAAASACRYIIQFATAMVVMDTWQYFMHRYMHQNKFLYKHIHSHHHRLMAPYAFGAFYNHPLEGLMVDTMSGAISFLVSGMSARASIFFFSFATIKAVDDHSGLWIPWNPLHVFFRNNSGYHALHHQLHGTKYNFSQPFFVFWDIILATYYMPQVDHKNEDKQK; encoded by the coding sequence ATGGGAATGAATTTTCCTATGGGTATCAACTTTAAAAATTCAGATGAAGTGTTGGGAATTTTTGTCCCAATCTTCATATATTGGATTTATGCAGGCATAGTTGCAGTTATAGAAACTGCATTTCCCAAGTACAAAATGCAAACAACTGAAGAACAAGATGAGAAAAATTTGGTGTCCAGATCGACAGTCATCAAAGGCGTCTTAGTGCAGCAATCCTTGCAGGCCATCAGTGCGGCTCTGCTGTTCTTTCTAACTGGAGGCGCAAATCATCATGATGTCCATGCGGCTGCTCATGCTGCAGCAGGAGGAGGGACTGGAGCCGCTGCATCTGCATGCAGGTATATTATTCAGTTCGCCACTGCCATGGTGGTAATGGACACGTGGCAATACTTCATGCATAGATACATGCATCAGAATAAGTTTTTGTACAAGCATATCCACTCGCATCATCACAGACTAATGGCTCCTTACGCGTTTGGAGCTTTTTACAATCACCCTTTGGAGGGACTTATGGTGGATACGATGAGCGGGGCAATAAGTTTTCTGGTGTCTGGAATGTCTGCACGAGcctccatcttcttcttctcctttgcAACGATCAAAGCCGTGGACGATCATTCTGGGTTATGGATCCCTTGGAACCCATTACATGTATTTTTCAGAAACAATAGTGGTTACCATGCTCTTCACCATCAGCTTCATGGAACCAAGTATAACTTCTCTCAGCCCTTCTTTGTGTTTTGGGATATAATACTTGCCACCTACTATATGCCACAAGTTGATCATAAAAACGAGGACAAGCAAAAATAA
- the LOC18769317 gene encoding sphinganine C4-monooxygenase 1 isoform X2 translates to MGINFKNSDEVLGIFVPIFIYWIYAGIVAVIETAFPKYKMQTTEEQDEKNLVSRSTVIKGVLVQQSLQAISAALLFFLTGGGGTGAAASACRYIIQFATAMVVMDTWQYFMHRYMHQNKFLYKHIHSHHHRLMAPYAFGAFYNHPLEGLMVDTMSGAISFLVSGMSARASIFFFSFATIKAVDDHSGLWIPWNPLHVFFRNNSGYHALHHQLHGTKYNFSQPFFVFWDIILATYYMPQVDHKNEDKQK, encoded by the exons ATGGGTATCAACTTTAAAAATTCAGATGAAGTGTTGGGAATTTTTGTCCCAATCTTCATATATTGGATTTATGCAGGCATAGTTGCAGTTATAGAAACTGCATTTCCCAAGTACAAAATGCAAACAACTGAAGAACAAGATGAGAAAAATTTGGTGTCCAGATCGACAGTCATCAAAGGCGTCTTAGTGCAGCAATCCTTGCAGGCCATCAGTGCGGCTCTGCTGTTCTTTCTAACTGGAG GAGGAGGGACTGGAGCCGCTGCATCTGCATGCAGGTATATTATTCAGTTCGCCACTGCCATGGTGGTAATGGACACGTGGCAATACTTCATGCATAGATACATGCATCAGAATAAGTTTTTGTACAAGCATATCCACTCGCATCATCACAGACTAATGGCTCCTTACGCGTTTGGAGCTTTTTACAATCACCCTTTGGAGGGACTTATGGTGGATACGATGAGCGGGGCAATAAGTTTTCTGGTGTCTGGAATGTCTGCACGAGcctccatcttcttcttctcctttgcAACGATCAAAGCCGTGGACGATCATTCTGGGTTATGGATCCCTTGGAACCCATTACATGTATTTTTCAGAAACAATAGTGGTTACCATGCTCTTCACCATCAGCTTCATGGAACCAAGTATAACTTCTCTCAGCCCTTCTTTGTGTTTTGGGATATAATACTTGCCACCTACTATATGCCACAAGTTGATCATAAAAACGAGGACAAGCAAAAATAA